The following are encoded in a window of Brachyhypopomus gauderio isolate BG-103 chromosome 18, BGAUD_0.2, whole genome shotgun sequence genomic DNA:
- the ankhd1 gene encoding ankyrin repeat and KH domain-containing protein 1 isoform X1, which translates to MQDEVAGTAMLTDGFEDEIDSVTPRSPALGMGVGATPGAGLGGLGIGVGGKKVRLFGETGGPAADRLDFKLTAAAVLSSGPGSGSDEDEVSEVESFILDQEDLDNPVLKTASELLLSSAADGADLRTVDPETQARLEALLEAAGIGKLSTADGKAFADPEVLRRLTSSVSCALDEAAAALTRMRAENTLNASQADNLVIFSRSLAEACSDGDVNAVRKLLDEGRSVNEHTEEGESLLCLACSAGYYELAQVLLAMHANVEDRGIKGDITPLMAAASGGYVDIVKLLLVHGADVNAQSSTGNTALTYACAGGFLDVVKVLLKEGANIEDHNENGHTPLMEAASAGHVEVARVLLEYGAGINTHSNEFKESALTLACYKGHLDMVRFLLEAGADQEHKTDEMHTALMEACMDGHVEVARLLLDSGAQVNMPADSFESPLTLAACGGHVELAALLIERGANLEEVNDEGYTPLMEAAREGHEEMVALLLAQGANINAQTEETQETALTLACCGGFLEVADFLIKAGADIELGCSTPLMEAAQEGHLELVKYLLAAGANVHATTATGDTALTYACENGHTDVADVLLQTGADLEHESEGGRTPLMKAARAGHLCTVQFLISKGANVNRATANNDHTVVSLACAGGHLAVVELLLAHGADPTHRLKDGSTMLIEAAKGGHTNVVSYLLDYPSNILSVPAPDLSQLTPPSHDTPQAPRVPFQALAMVVPPQEPDRVPSTIANPPPVSNKGMSKQRMSSLQGNAVGAAGMDADLLPPFHPYQPLECIVEETEGKLNELGQRISAIEKAQLQSLELIQGEPLTKDKIEELKKSREEQVQKKKKILKELQKVERQLQLKTQQQFTKEYMEAKGMREEPGQTAGVESPGTPLPLQATQLGPDGEVGLDDHRQTPADNDEEDEDDDDGDDEDEDDVDYAELPQVDTILYPEEAQPPPPPPPQPHPLQGAPPPPLQTSFVPIQSLAAQQSTDFGSAEYPGSSSPDLQRVTLSQPRSTLGPGLPTQAPDGLMVAAPAQTLTDTLDDIMAAVTSRVPMLNTTTSPIPQPTAQTPINTVSPPSMLPLYPSVDIDAHTESNHDTALTLACAGGHEELVSVLIARGANIEHRDKKGFTPLILAATAGHVGVVEILLDKGGDIEAQSERTKDTPLSLACSGGRQEVVELLLLRGANKEHRNVSDYTPLSLAASGGYVNIIKILLNAGAEINSRTGSKLGISPLMLAAMNGHVPAVKLLLDMGSDINAQIETNRNTALTLACFQGRAEVVSLLLDRKANVEHRAKTGLTPLMEAASGGYAEVGRVLLDKGADVNAPPVPSSRDTALTIAADKGHYKFCELLINRGAHIDVRNKKGNTPLWLAANGGHFDVVQLLVQAGADVDAADNRKITPLMAAFRKGHVKVVQYLVKEVNQFPSDIECMRYIATIADKELLKKCHQCMETIVKAKDQQAAEANKNASILLKELDLEKSREESKKQALAAKREKRKEKRKKKKEEQKKKLEEEEAKVKDVFCEAQDQKEDSAEEVEVPIEPPSATTTTTIGISATSTTFTNAFGKKRANVATTPSTNRKNKKNKTKESPNEPIILQDPQVALAQQKADKNKIHGEPRGGGAPGGTSDSDNLDSTDCNSESSNGSKSQELADLPSSSSSSSSSSAPTGSSQPLPMTEKRQGLSLPTSREEKVTVSISKPQQKTHETICDLTPSSLPSSFKTISLPVSSPNSKMNLTSPKRGQKREEGWKEVVRRSKKLSVPASVVSRIMGRGGCNITAIQDVTGAHIDVDKQKDKNGERMITIRGGTESTRHAVQLINALIQDPAKELEDLIPRNHIRQPGTNTKIGSTYTTSTGATSTTAASSKGLASVVPSSGVSFQASGAAAQQAGKMGKNLAPGVRPPFVSLPPLAYTHPQLALLAAQTMHQIRHPRLPMAQFGGTFTPSPNTWGPFPVRPVSPGSANSSPKHSGGAVPRPSSSAPTSAEHLPPASAATVTPGSSASSPSTAPSNAPTPSSVKKQLFSTEPKSGAGAAIATTAGGCPAAPAPCVPITCAPTTPTTPPPPPAPIAPPSQHPPAPKPEPVASPATASTPAKEKPAAELAVPVPGAPCEGPSSSGPLHFPASPSAQAGLPVQSEGRQQLPMPFTSSAEPSSTTTAPPALSASRPAPPTCSSGALTNTSSTLPHYATPAAPGVSPRMQHPTPYYPMAPGATMQEQQPVFVPQGVTQEPHKQQQAAQPGLAAANMPPPSMQMPSTMGMMNGSQMHLHGGKAQLPPNFGPAALFNHFSSIFDSNQVSNNQVWGACHLPTRTPPEQPYSAPPAYMGGMGQMENTMAPPDGSKAPGYRCTSQRIVSSPIGMHPIDPTGNSISSSTALTSFATSMSASPVFLPGPAPVGTPSFSRQHFSPHPWSSSTSCAKISESPVPSVSSGASSPLCTSTVTPTLIQAKPSSSSHQDRKVPQPIGTERLARIRQTGSVNHTMLPTSYTPPVGQGGIWSFGVGSASEAMSGWSQPLMGGPVMHQQLPEQSAFSQHQAMERDDTGIVAPSNTFHQPMPTNFMDFPKGLPMSMYGGTMIPPHPQMAEAPGGPMYNGLHTTDPAWNPILKVVPNSAENTDPQQVWPGTWAPHVGNVHLNHVN; encoded by the exons GTGGAGTCTTTCATCCTGGACCAGGAGGACTTGGACAATCCCGTACTGAAGACAGCGTCCGAGCTCCTCCTGTCCAGCGCGGCAGACGGCGCCGATCTGCGGACGGTAGACCCAGAGACGCAGGCCCGGCTGGAGGCCCTGCTGGAAGCGGCAG GCATCGGTAAACTCTCCACTGCCGATGGCAAAGCCTTCGCAGATCCCGAGGTCCTGCGGCGACTGACGTCCTCGGTGAGCTGCGCGCTGGACGAAGCCGCCGCCGCCCTGACCCGCATGAGGGCCGAGAACACGCTCAACGCCAGCCAGGCAGACAA TCTGGTTATTTTTAGCCGCAGCCTGGCGGAGGCCTGCTCCGACGGGGACGTGAACGCCGTGCGCAAGCTGCTGGACGAGGGCCGCAGCGTCAACGAGCACacggaggagggagagagcctGCTGTGTCTGGCCTGCTCCGCTGGATACTATGAGCTCGCACAG GTTTTACTCGCCATGCATGCTAACGTAGAGGACCGAGGCATCAAAGGAGACATCACGCCCCTCATGGCAGCTGCTAGTGGTGGTTACGTAGACATCGTCAAACTGCTCCTGGTGCACGGAGCAGACGTCAACGCACAGTCCTCCACAG GCAACACGGCGCTCACGTACGCCTGCGCCGGCGGCTTCCTGGACGTGGTGAAGGTCCTGCTGAAGGAGGGGGCCAACATCGAGGACCACAACGAGAACGGCCACACGCCGCTGATGGAGGCGGCCAGCGCGGGTCACGTGGAGGTGGCACGCGTGCTGCTGGAGTACGGCGCCGGCATCAACACGCACTCCAACGAGTTCAAGGAGAGCGCGCTCACGCTGGCCTGCTACAAAG GGCACCTGGACATGGTGCGGTTTCTCTTGGAGGCAGGGGCCGACCAGGAACACAAGACAGACGAGATGCACACGGCGCTCATGGAGGCCTGCATG GACGGGCACGTGGAGGTGGCACGGCTGCTGTTGGACAGTGGCGCGCAGGTCAACATGCCCGCCGACTCCTTCGAGTCTCCGCTGACGCTGGCGGCGTGCGGGGGCCACGTGGAGCTGGCGGCCCTGCTGATCGAGAGGGGGGccaacctggaggaggtgaacGACGAGGGCTACACGCCTCTCATGGAGGCCGCACGGGAGGGCCACGAGGAGATGGTGGCTCTGCTTCTGGCACAAG GTGCTAACATCAACGCGCAGACGGAGGAGACGCAAGAGACGGCCCTGACCCTGGCCTGCTGCGGCGGCTTCCTGGAGGTAGCCGACTTCCTCATCAAAGCCGGTGCGGACATCGAGCTGGGCTGCTCCACTCCCCTCATGGAGGCTGCGCAGGAGGGCCATCTAGAGCTGGTCAAGTACCTGCTGGCAGCCG GCGCTAATGTCCACGCCACCACAGCCACGGGGGACACGGCGCTCACGTACGCCTGCGAGAACGGACACACGGACGTGGCCGACGTGCTGCTCCAAACCGGGGCGGATCTG gagCACGAGTCAGAAGGTGGGAGGACTCCACTGATGAAAGCAGCCAGAGCAGGGCACCTGTGCACTGTGCAGTTCTTAATCAGTAAAG gtgctaATGTTAACAGAGCCACAGCCAATAACGACCACACGGTGGTGTCTCTGGCCTGCGCCGGGGGCCACCTGGCTGTGGTGGAGCTGTTGCTGGCACACGGTGCAGATCCCACACACAGACTGAAG GATGGCTCCACCATGCTGATTGAAGCTGCTAAGGGTGGTCACACTAACGTGGTGTCCTACTTGCTCGACTACCCAAGCAACATTCTGTCAGTGCCGGCACCGGACCTGTCCCAGCTCACGCCCCCCTCGCACGACACGCCTCAG GCTCCTCGAGTCCCATTCCAAGCCCTGGCCATGGTTGTACCCCCCCAGGAGCCAGACAGGGTGCCCTCCACCATCGCCAACCCCCCACCAGTCTCGAACAAAG GTATGTCCAAGCAGAGGATGAGCTCTCTGCAGGGTAACGCGGTTGGCGCGGCGGGCATGGACGCCGACCTGCTGCCCCCTTTCCACCCGTACCAGCCCTTGGAGTGCATCGTGGAGGAAACCGAGGGCAAACTCAACGAGCTGGGCCAGCGCATCAGCGCCATCGAGAAGGCCCAGCTGCAGTCGCTGGAGCTGATCCAGGGCGAGCCGCTCACCAAAGACAAGATCGAGGAGCTGAAGAAGAGCCGCGAGGAGCAGgtgcagaagaagaagaagatccTCAAGGAGCTGCAGAAGGTGGAGCGGCAGCTGCAGCTGAAGACGCAGCAGCAGTTCACCAAAGAGTACATGGAGGCCAAGGGCATGAGGGAGGAGCCGGGCCAGACGGCAGGGGTGGAGTCGCCCGGCACGCCCCTGCCCCTCCAGGCCACGCAGCTGGGCCCCGACGGCGAGGTGGGCCTGGACGACCACCGCCAGACCCCCGCGGACAACGAcgaggaggacgaggacgacGACGACGGAGATGACGAAGACGAGGATGATGTGGACTACGCCGAGCTACCGCAAGTGGACACCATCCTGTACCCAGAAGAGGCACAGCCgccgccccctcctccccctcagccCCACCCCCTGCAGGGTGCCCCGCCTCCTCCTCTGCAGACCAGCTTCGTCCCTATCCAGTCCCTGGCCGCACAGCAGTCCACGGACTTCGGCAGCGCCGAGTACCCGGGCAGCAGCAGCCCAGACCTGCAGAGGGTGACGCTGAGCCAGCCACGGTCCACCCTGGGGCCCGGGCTCCCCACGCAGGCGCCCGACGGCCTCATGGTGGCCGCGCCCGCACAGACGCTCACAGACACGCTGGACGACATCATGGCAG CAGTGACCAGCAGAGTGCCTATGTTAAACACTACGACCTCACCCATACCTCAGCCCACAGCACAGACGCCCATCAACACTGTCTCCCCACCCTCCATGCTCCCGCTCTACCCATCCGTAGACATCGACGCACAC acgGAGAGCAATCACGACACGGCTCTGACTCTGGCCTGTGCGGGCGGCCACGAGGAGCTAGTGTCTGTGCTCATTGCGCGCGGGGCCAACATCGAGCATCGGGACAAGAAGG GGTTCACTCCTCTTATCCTGGCTGCCACCGCGGGTCACGTTGGCGTCGTAGAGATCCTCCTGGACAAGGGAGGAGACATCGAGGCCCAGTCTGAGAGGACCAAAGACACCCCTCTCTCCCTGGCTTGCTCAGGTGGCAGACAAGAG GTGGTGGAACTTTTGCTTCTTCGTGGTGCCAACAAAGAGCACCGCAACGTGTCCGACTACACCCCTCTTAGTCTCGCCGCCTCAGGGGGCTACGTCAATATAATCAAGATCCTCCTCAATGCTGGAGCTGAGATCAACTCCAG GACGGGCAGTAAGCTGGGCATCTCTCCCCTGATGCTGGCGGCCATGAACGGCCACGTTCCTGCCGTCAAGCTGCTGCTGGACATGGGGTCCGACATCAACGCGCAGATCGAGACCAACCGCAACACGGCGCTGACGCTGGCCTGCTTCCAGGGCCGGGCCGAGGTGGTCAGCCTGCTGCTCGACCGCAAAGCTAACGTGGAGCACCGTGCCAAG ACGGGACTCACCCCTCTAATGGAGGCTGCATCCGGCGGCTACGCCGAAGTTGGCCGGGTGCTGCTGGATAAAGGTGCGGACGTCAACGCTCCACCTGTCCCCTCGTCACGCGACACAGCCCTCACCATCGCTGCCGACAAGGGCCATTACAAGTTCTGCGAGCTACTCATCAACAG GGGAGCTCACATCGATGTTCGCAATAAGAAGGGGAACACTCCTTTGTGGTTGGCTGCAAACGGGGGCCATTTTGATGTAGTGCAGCTGCTGGTGCAGGCGGGAGCCGATGTTGATGCAGCGGACAACCGCAAGATCACCCCTCTCATGGCCGCGTTCCGTAAG GGGCATGTGAAAGTGGTCCAGTACTTGGTGAAGGAGGTGAATCAGTTCCCCTCTGATATCGAGTGCATGAGATACATTGCCACCATTGCAGACAAG GAGTTGCTGAAGAAGTGTCATCAGTGCATGGAGACCATCGTCAAAGCCAAAGACCAGCAGGCTGCTGAGGCTAACAAGAACGCCAGCATTCTGCTCAAAGAGCTTGATCTTGAGAAG TCCCGTGAAGAAAGCAAAAAACAAGCCCTGGCAGCGAAGCGAGAGAAGCGCAAAGAGAAAcgcaagaagaagaaggaggagcaGAAGAAGAAactggaagaggaggaggcgaAAGTGAAGGACGTGTTTTGTGAGGCACAGGACCAGAAGGAGGATTCTGCTGAAG AGGTGGAGGTCCCCATCGAGCCCCCGAGcgccacaaccaccaccaccatcggCATCTCCGCCACCTCCACTACCTTCACCAACGCCTTTGGCAAGAAACGCGCCAACGTGGCTACCACACCGAGCACCAACCGCAAGAACAAAAAGAATAAGACCAAGGAGTCCCCCAACGAGCCCATAATCCTGCAGGACCCACAGGTGGCGCTGGCACAGCAGAAGGCCGACAAAAACAAGATCCACGGCGAACCGCGGGGCGGCGGGGCGCCAGGCGGCACCAGCGACTCGGACAACCTGGACAGCACCGACTGCAACAGCGAGAGCAGCAACGGTAGCAAGAGCCAGGAGCTGGCAGACCTGCCGTCCTCATCCTcgtcctcatcttcctcctcagcCCCTACAGGGTCCAGCCAGCCTCTCCCCATGACTGAGAAGAGGCAGGGCCTGTCGCTGCCCACCTCTCGAGAGGAGAAGGTCACCGTGTCCATCTCCAAACCGCAGCAGAA AACTCATGAGACCATTTGTGACTTGACCCCCAGTTCCCTGCCCTCTTCGTTCAAGACCATTTCACTGCCCGTGTCCTCACCCAACAGTAAGATGAACCTCACCAGTCCCAAAAGGGGccagaagagagaggaagggtggAAAGAGGTCGTGCGAAG GTCAAAGAAGCTCTCGGTCCCAGCCTCTGTCGTGTCCCGCATCATGGGGAGAGGAGGCTGTAATATCACAGCCATTCAAGACGTGACCGGTGCACACATAGACGTCGACAAACAGAAGGACAAGAACGGCGAGAGAATGATCACcatcag AGGTGGCACAGAGTCAACACGGCACGCCGTCCAGCTGATCAATGCGCTGATCCAGGACCCTGCCAAAGAGTTGGAAGACCTGATCCCTCGCAACCACATCCGTCAACCCGGCACCAATACCAAAATTggctccacctacaccacctccacagggGCCACCAGCACCACGGCGGCCAGTTCGAAGGGTCTCGCGTCGGTGGTGCCCTCGTCCGGCGTGTCCTTCCAGGCCTCCGGCGCCGCGGCACAGCAGGCGGGCAAAATGGGCAAGAACCTGGCGCCCGGCGTCAGGCCCCCGTTCGTCTCCCTTCCGCCGCTTGCCTACACGCACCCCCAGCTGGCCCTGCTGGCAGCCCAGACCATGCACCAGATCCGCCACCCCCGCCTGCCCATGGCGCAGTTCGGCGGCACCTTCACGCCCTCGCCCAACACGTGGGGCCCCTTCCCCGTGCGTCCGGTCAGCCCCGGTAGCGCCAACAGCTCCCCCAAGCACAGCGGCGGCGCCGTCCCCCGCCCTtccagctccgcccccaccagCGCAGAGCACCTGCCCCCCGCCTCGGCTGCCACCGTCACCCCCGGctcctccgcctcctcccccAGCACGGCCCCCTCCAAcgcccccacaccctcctccgTCAAGAAGCAGCTCTTCTCCACCGAGCCCAAATCTGGGGCCGGGGCCGCCATAGCCACCACCGCCGGCGGCTGCCCCGCCGCTCCGGCCCCTTGCGTCCCCATCACCTGCGCTCCCACCACTCCCACGACCCCTCCTCCTCCGCCCGCCCCCATCGCTCCACCCTCACAGCATCCCCCGGCCCCGAAGCCGGAGCCCGTCGCCAGCCCCGCCACTGCCAGCACGCCCGCCAAGGAGAAGCCGGCGGCCGAGCTCGCCGTTCCCGTTCCCGGCGCCCCGTGCGAGGGGCCGAGTTCCTCGGGCCCCCTGCACTTCCCCGCGTCTCCCTCCGCGCAGGCGGGGCTGCCCGTGCAAAGCGAAGGCAGGCAGCAGCTGCCCATGCCCTTCACCTCGAGTGCAGAGCCcagctccaccaccaccgccccACCCGCCCTCTCCGCCTCTCGcccagctccgcccacctgcaGCAGCGGCGCgctcaccaacaccagcagcacGTTACCTCACTACGCCACGCCCGCCGCGCCCGGCGTCTCACCCCGCATGCAGCACCCGACTCCTTACTACCCCATGGCGCCCGGGGCCACCATGCAGGAGCAGCAGCCCGTGTTCGTGCCTCAGGGCGTAACGCAGGAGCCCCACAAGCAGCAGCAGGCCGCCCAGCCCGGCCTGGCCGCCGCCAATATGCCGCCCCCCTCCATGCAGATGCCCTCCACCATGGGCATGATGAACGGCTCCCAGATGCACCTCCACGGCGGGAAGGCCCAGCTGCCGCCCAACTTTGGCCCCGCAGCCCTTTTTAATCACTTCAGCAGCATCTTCGATAGCAACCAGGTGAGCAACAACCAGGTGTGGGGGGCCTGCCACCTTCCCACGCGCACTCCGCCAGAACAGCCCTACAGCGCCCCTCCTGCCTACATGGGAGGGATGGGGCAAATGGAGAACACCATGGCGCCTCCAGATGGCTCCAAAGCTCCAGGGTATCGCTGCACCTCCCAGAGAATAGTCTCCAGCCCCATTG GAATGCACCCAATAGACCCCACAGGCAATTCCATCTCCTCTTCTACCGCGCTTACCAGCTTTGCCACGAGCATGTCCGCCAGCCCCGTGTTCCTGCCCGGCCCGGCCCCCGTGGGCACACCCTCCTTCAGCCGCCAGCACTTCTCCCCTCACCCCTGGAGCTCCTCCACATCTTGTGCGAAAATAA GTGAGTCTCCGGTGCCCTCCGTGTCGTCCGGCGCGTCCTCCCCCCTCTGCACGTCCACTGTGACCCCCACGCTGATCCAGGCCAAGCCCAGCAGCTCCAGCCACCAGGACCGTAAAGTGCCCCAGCCCATTGGAACCGAGCGCCTGGCTCGCATCCGGCAGACAGGCTCCGTTAACCACACCATGCTGCCCACCAGCTACACACCGCCGGTCGGACAGGGCGGCATCTGGTCTTTTGGAGTGGGCAGTGCCTCCG AGGCGATGTCGGGCTGGTCTCAGCCACTGATGGGAGGGCCCGTCATGCACCAGCAGCTCCCAGAGCAGTCGGCCTTCTCCCAGCACCAGGCTATGGAGCGAGATGACACGGGCATCGTGGCTCCCTCAAACACCTTCCACCAGCCTATGCCCACTAACTTCATGGATTTccctaag GGGTTGCCGATGTCGATGTATGGTGGAACAATgatcccaccccacccacagatGGCTGAAGCTCCTGGAGGCCCCATGTACAATGGGCTCCACACCACTGACCCTGCCTGGAACCCCATCCTGAAAGTCGTACCCAACTCTGCTGAGAATACAGACCCGCAGCAG GTCTGGCCTGGGACTTGGGCCCCGCACGTTGGAAATGTGCATCTGAATCATGTCAACTAA